The sequence CTGGGCGTGGTTTGTTTTAGCGATGACCGGAACGACGCCAGGAAGACGCTCGAGTCGCCGGAACTCTGCGGGGTAGAGGCCGGCGATAAGGTTCACGGCGCCCGCTTCAAACTGGGCGATTGCCTCCTCGCGGCTGGCGACAGCGGCGTAGACGATCCGGTCGATGCCCGGGCGTCCCCCCCAGTAGTCATCCCGCGCCACCCCGACCAGTTCGTGCGCATCCTGTCGCTCGAGACGGAAGGGGCCGAACCCGCACGGCGTCCGGGCGAGGAAGTCGCTCGCCCAGGGGTCGGACTCGGAGGCGTGACGCCGCGCTTCGGTCGCGTCAAAAATGCAGTTGGTCGCGAACGCCCAAAACTTCGGCCAACTCGGCTTCGGCGCCGGCAGCCGGAAGACGACGGTGTAGCGGTCGGCGGCGATGACGCCGTCGCTGCTGGGCAGCCCGCCAACAACACGGCTGCGCCACAGCCCCACTCCGCGCAGGGCATAGGCGCGGTCCCAGCTCCACTTGACGTCGTCGGCCGTTAGTTCATTCCCGAAGTGGCTGATGACGCCGCGGCGAAGCTGCACCGTCCACTCGGTCGCATCGGCGTTGGACTCCCACCGCTCAGCAAGGAACCCCACCATCTGCTCAAAATCTGCGCGGTATTGCCCATCAGCGTCGCGGACGATCCGCGGCAGAGCGAGCGCATCAAAGAAGCTCATCGCGATGTGATACGCCGGCGGCGGGCGATCGGTATCGCCGAGGCGCGGGGTGTCGGAGTCGAAGCTGACCCAAGCGCGGCTGACAGGCATGACCACCGTCTTCGCGTCGGGCAGGAATGTCGAGGCCATCGGGGCTCCCTCGTTAGAGTGCGGCCTGCGGCGAGACCGCCGACCAAAATGACTGGAGCGATTGGGCGCGGTCGAGGGCATCGACGGCATCGGCAAGGCGGAGCGGCCGCCGATAGCGAGGCTGCCCAGACCAGCGGAAGCAGTCGGCGAGCTTGGCAAGGACTCGCTCTCGGGTGATCTCGGCGGTGAGCGCGCCCGGCGGCTCCTCCACGACAGCTTCGAGGAGCACGCCGTCGGTGGTAAGCGCAAGGAGCCGGAGCGGGGTGATCGCCTCTGGCGGCACGTCGGGGGCGACCGCCAGCTCAATCCGCTCCATCAGGTCCCACACTTCCGGCTCGACCGGCGCGGTCATCTCGAGGGCGGCGAGGCCGATCCAGCCGTCACGGAGGGTACGCGCCAGAAGGTAGGGGAGGCGGCGCGGCGGCTCGCGCCCTGTGAGGGCGGGGCGGAGGGCAGGGTCGCTCTGACGCACGACACGCGCGCTCCCCTCGAGCACAACTTGCGCGATCCGCTCGGCCGGGATGCGTCTTGCGACCAGCCGGACGGCAGCCTCGATGGCAGCAGCGGCGGCAGGGTCGACAGGATACGGCCGGATGGCGACCTGCTCAAGCCGCCATGAAGCGCCAAGTCCCTCAAGGACAGCCTCGCGGTCGAAATGTCCCCCTTCGACGAGGTGGGCATAGCCGCCGGGCCCCTCGATCGAACGGCGCGGTCCCCGCACGCCGCCGGCGGCAAGGCGAGCAGCTTGGACCGCTGCCTGCGCGCCCAGCCCCGGCACGAGGGGGCCCATGTCGCCCCCCTCATCCGGCGGAAGGAGCGCTTGGCTGAGCGCCAATCCGAATGCAGAGAGGATCGCGTCAAAATCAAGCGCAAACAGCACCGCCCCCGTTGCGACGCCGCCGAGGGCGGCGACTGCCGCCGTTCGCGAGAGCAGCGGGGTTGACGTCGCTGCCGCAGCGATGCGGCATGCCACTTCGACCCCGATCGCGATGGCCGGGAGGAGCAGCTTCGGGTCGCGAAGCCGGAGTTCATCGCTGACGGCAAGCGCCGCCGCGACTGGGCCGGGCAGCGGAGCGACCGCTCCCGGCGCAAACCAGGGGTCGAAGGCAAAGGCGTGGATCAGCGCCGCGTTCACCAGCGCCGCTTCAGCAGGGGCAAGCTTGTAGCGTAGGCCGATAAGATGCCCCCGTTCGGCAGCGCGGCGTGCGGCGAGCGCGTCGACCAGCGCCCGCACCGCCTCGCAGCGCAATCCGGCATAGCCAGCGGCGAGGGAGTCGATCAGCAGCAGCTTAGCGTGATCGAGGACCTCTTCTGGCAGCGGCTGTGCTGCCGCGGCGAGAATGAAGGCGGCGAGCGGTTCGGCGAGATCATGCGCGGGAGAAGCAGGCGGAAGCGTCAGCGCCAGCGGGGGCACTCGCTCGCGCTGAACGCGGATCACGACATTCAGTTCAGCGGCGCGCTCGCGGGCCGCAGGAGTGACGACAACGCCGGGCGGAACGACAATGGAACGGCCGTTCTTCGCCGCATGCTCGACATCGCGCACAGAGACGATGCGGCGGCGACGTTCTTCTCCCGTCACGCTTCTCCTTATTGCCGAGCATCGGCCCGGCCGGCCTATGATAGCACTACCGAGCGCGCCGGCCGCTCGCGCGCTTCGGGAGGGACGAAGTGATCCTCGAC comes from Dehalococcoidia bacterium and encodes:
- a CDS encoding ABC transporter substrate-binding protein, encoding MASTFLPDAKTVVMPVSRAWVSFDSDTPRLGDTDRPPPAYHIAMSFFDALALPRIVRDADGQYRADFEQMVGFLAERWESNADATEWTVQLRRGVISHFGNELTADDVKWSWDRAYALRGVGLWRSRVVGGLPSSDGVIAADRYTVVFRLPAPKPSWPKFWAFATNCIFDATEARRHASESDPWASDFLARTPCGFGPFRLERQDAHELVGVARDDYWGGRPGIDRIVYAAVASREEAIAQFEAGAVNLIAGLYPAEFRRLERLPGVVPVIAKTNHAQIDIDWKSPPLDNQRLRQAILTAIPYERILREVYDGLARPSRGPVLDIAGDYAPDDWPYAYDPERARALVREAGAEGTEIEFAVGDDPESRQLAAIVVDALTAIGLRVTLIPQASVPPGQMKPLWLIPETSHGIAEPHYNIAHEYDPPRGMHGGRYIRDKTIVDRLRAINDHPDPAAKSAEYKRLVRDLVLLAPKVFLANLTFLLCYRDTIDPWLTSGKYAGYNNLLWAAGRSILPPRASVSHAS
- a CDS encoding MmgE/PrpD family protein; translated protein: MTGEERRRRIVSVRDVEHAAKNGRSIVVPPGVVVTPAARERAAELNVVIRVQRERVPPLALTLPPASPAHDLAEPLAAFILAAAAQPLPEEVLDHAKLLLIDSLAAGYAGLRCEAVRALVDALAARRAAERGHLIGLRYKLAPAEAALVNAALIHAFAFDPWFAPGAVAPLPGPVAAALAVSDELRLRDPKLLLPAIAIGVEVACRIAAAATSTPLLSRTAAVAALGGVATGAVLFALDFDAILSAFGLALSQALLPPDEGGDMGPLVPGLGAQAAVQAARLAAGGVRGPRRSIEGPGGYAHLVEGGHFDREAVLEGLGASWRLEQVAIRPYPVDPAAAAAIEAAVRLVARRIPAERIAQVVLEGSARVVRQSDPALRPALTGREPPRRLPYLLARTLRDGWIGLAALEMTAPVEPEVWDLMERIELAVAPDVPPEAITPLRLLALTTDGVLLEAVVEEPPGALTAEITRERVLAKLADCFRWSGQPRYRRPLRLADAVDALDRAQSLQSFWSAVSPQAAL